GTAACTTATTCTTCCTTGaatttacaaacattgaatCAAGTTTATCATCCCCAGACGTGACCTGTCTGTTGTTACTTTCAACGCTTGAGCGACTTCCATAGAGCTCTTTCTTTATGAATTATTTGGCTGTGGCATACAACATAGGAGAGCCGACTCTAGCCCGAAATTAACTCTCTGGTTTTGTAATGgttttattctaaaataaattttgaCATTTCCATGTGTGCCGCACAATTACGGGTAAACAGGCAAATGTCACGTTGTAGAATTTTTGTCATCGCAGTTCCCCACAAAGATTCGGTTTTTCAACAACTGCGTTGaacttttttctcttatttacTTGCTTGTGGTAAAACAGTAAAAAGATTTGCGTTTCCAGGAAAAATTTGGCGGGAACGGTTTATTGCGCGCTCATCTCAATGTTAACCTGTGCGGTTATTACACGCAAGGTATTCCAATTGTGTGCGTAAACTCTGAGAtggacagaaataataataTCCGTAAGTTCCCAACTTTTAATTTCCTGAATTCGTTTGCTTTATTACGCTGGCTGGTTTATATGTAATCTGAACTCGACTATAATTTCTTTCCCTAGCAAACGTCCAACTTCGCATAAACCGAAAAGGAGGCTGTTATGACAATGGAAGACCCTACCCTGACATAACAAGAGAACGAGTGTTAGATTTAGCTCATGCAGGCACAAGTCAACGTCAAATTGCAACAGAACTTCGGGTTAGTCGGGGTTACGTGCAAAAAGTTCTTGAACAGTACAATGATAAAAACATTTCATTACGAATTCTCCGTACtagttttttggtttcaaaagtTTCCAATGAAGTTCTCGAGTTTATGTCTGTTGAGAAAATTATGAAGCCAAGTGTCCATGCCTCTGAAATACGACGGAGACTTTTGTTGGATGGCGTTGTAGATGCTGACGATTTGCCGAGTGCTTCTCAAATAAATAAACGAATAACGCGTGACTTGGTGATGAGCAAAAAGAAACTATCAGTCATACCGTCAGAAAGCACTACTCCTGAACAAATTGCCAGACAAGACGAATATCTTAACGTCATATCTACATTTCAACCACACCAAATCCATTTCTTTGACGAGGCAAGTGTGATAAAAACCAGTGGGAATCGTAGTTACGGGAACGCTACCGTCGGCGAGAAAGCAGTCGAGTTTCAACGATACGCTTCGAACGCCAATTTTACCATCAACTTGCTCCACTCAGTACGTGGGGTAGACTATTATAATATTCTTGACGGCCCGTCGAATGGATTTCAGTTGCTTTACTTTTTTGAAGATGCTGTTGAAATTCAACGCCCTGATGGAAGTGTTCTTCTTGAGCGTGGCGATTGCGTCGTGATGGACAATTGTGGTTTTCACCATGGTCTGTTTGTTGAGCCTGTTCTAAGAGAACTGTTGAATGACTATGGCGTCCAGCTTATTTACCAGCCACCTTACTCACCACATCTAAATACGTGTGAATATTGTTTTCACCAAATAAAGGAATTCTTGCGGAGATGTCAAATGTTAGCGATAGAAGAGACCGAAATTGCCATAGCCGAGGGTGTTTCATTGATATCAGCAGCTAATTGCCCGAaacgaaaaataccataatagtcttagtttgtctacccaaattttgaataagcattgtttttgtttgcccttgggaccattgtaagtcccaagagaaactggaaacaatgcttatttaaaatttgggtagacaaactaagactattatggtattttccgtttcgggcaaTTCAAATAACTATTTTCGCAATTGCGGCTACATATAACAACAAAAGCAATCTTTCGTGTCTTGTAAAGCTGTTGAGCTTTTGCCTCTATTTTATCAGTAAATTCGACAAGTTTCCACTTCGCAATTGCGTGATGAAACTTTTTATGGAGGcgtgtctgtcaatcaaattcgcgtaccctgattggctaacttgtaaaaaatttttgttgggtggccacggtaaggcgcgtcgcactatAAGACAATGACTGTCCCCAATTTATTATTTGTACGGTATCCGACAAATGAGGTATAAAATGGCTCCACTTATATTTATAGATGGTATGCAACGCACATCACTAATTGGAAAAAGCAGCTATTAACCTACTATGCCAAAGCTAGTTGAAAATTATTCTGAATAAAcattttctatcttttttctttttttaacaactGTTGATTCCTCGTCGAACCGCACAGAAAAGATAATAAATGCACTATATCCCAGATAGTACGCgggctatgattggctaattcaaAAGTACGGcccgctcagaaatttgaaatattgaTGAAACATGATGTGAACATGACGTTCACATCACataaatttcaaaaagagaCTAAGACTTTTAAGTCAGAGATATAATACACATCTtacgaaaaacaacaaaaaaagtaaggtgacacacgctaacaccaacccggtttaACTGGCTGGTCGAGCCTTGgcatgtgacttcaatacctcaaatcaaacatggctgccattcggtgTTTATCAGATCTCCGTCGGCAAAAAAAgaccctttttcaggccagtaagaCGGACGAAtgtttgactgcatagtgcgtttctatgccagcgagattctctttcaAGCCAACAGTGCTaggagggaaatttctttaaaaattttaaggtcaacgcgagtctcggttgctagtgttcgagtggaaattcgtttctggagcttaccagctaatggattaccatcttgatttcaattcgtgcgtttatcttttaaaaagtagaATAAAAAGATACccctaaatttccaaatggtttctcttccaactaaatagttacacactgtttccgcgggggcccgcatctaacagaaaatgttaagattttcgcattttttttttaaattaagttgttaaaattgccattcaagtggtccatagaGGATAATTTATTAAGACCAAggggaaaatttagaaatgtatttcagtcgttcaaaaatacattttaaagtgaatttagcagtaataataaccaaaatcatacttaacatgtcattatcatcatgCACCTCATactgggtacactagaaggaaaccttttagttgcaatttttgttccaagcaaaaatgccaattgtttgcttttctccaaattatagaaataaacatagattaggttaactctgaatagccaaaacaacgaTATTCTaagttgagaatttgattcagaagtccAGCTTACTAGCAGGGATAATTTtgctgtaacaaaatattactacagctaataatacaatacgctttcaccacattgtagggtgacaacaaaaatacttaatcaggaattgattttatcttccagcaataaaacagcaggaggatataaaattaggtatgtTCAGTGCCACCCTGCAAAACGTTTCAAATATCTCACTCTGGCCTACTAAgtacttccagtacaacaaattatttaacctctctttgtggactctggttgcaacacagctacttcaataattttaatccccttgcattagatttaactttaaaaaaaaccataacttcatatttccgtAATATTCGTTCAAAGACAtggagcaaaagcatacaaagctacatttgataGGGGCATgatcccatgttgcagttttctagataagacttcacagaaataactcctgttacctgTTAAGTTCTTTATCAAAAGATCAACTGAAGTATTACATTTTACAGCTCCAAGGGGGATTCCCTTACGAAAATGACAGGGCTTCTCgttgttcctttttggagaaaattttgtggatttgtactgcttatgatactgagaccaaacagctggcagagttgctgcagtacatttaaggctatcaatctgaaaaatgaatagATCTGTAGAACAATTTGGTAAGCGAGCAAAcagcttttacttatgaattataaaatgccagtcatttgtcagtTTAGAACTGGTTtctctaaggggtcagatttctttagcctacatccacaaaacaagattctgttacctttaagggttgtttttaaaaaaaaaagacccctcctgagccaactgcatcctcatgttgGATTCTCactgatttaatgactttaatgatattatgcaaatttgttctacaataatactcaaataccataaaaatatttttaacctaacttttttgcaaagtttactccttgagccaccagcttcaactttgatactttgttctaaaagccaaagcagtTGTATAGCAATGGcggaggtgatgattaatcactttgttttggttcaaatgaagaaaaagaaagtcaaagtaatgatcgcactttaaccctttcacccctaaaccggccatacttagtattttactctgtctaaagccagagaaatttgctctgtctaacaccagacgatttcaattactcatcaatggggaccCCCATGAAGTCAacagtcttacagtacttctcaacatatagaaaatgaattctgtggacttaaacattcGCAAAAGAAATGCCGTATATTCCCAATATGGTTacataaactcttcaagatttacgtgcttcaggaacttcaaatcaatgaatattttgaatatttttcctgaactcctACAAACTAtgtacactttttaatggtttgccctttaaaagtaacattcagaaataatgcaaatacaactgaggctgttttgcattatctacaagacaagacaacaatatcctttattcaaatacaatcaatattaaagcaataatacatgcttgtggggtcatgtgctaactataacgaagatacactacaggaaataaaagcttaaactacctatgtgacagacataggatatctacacataagggataagaaaaatagatcaattgctatccaaagatcatattgcaaatacaccaaaaggtaacggttgattgacaagttccgtgtgcaaaatggtagagcatgtttgaagtccagcaggagGGCCAAGATGAGAGGTTGTGATAAAagctttaaacatattttttaccaaaattattttactgccaccAAAGCCAAttagaccttatgcatgggacattgtttctagctgcagctccaaatcacataatatattaattaacaaatttTGCCATCtcagaaaagaacaaacatgttgGGTGTAACCagaaaaagtccaaggcaataaagcttcctttcagccttgtcaggaacaactatccactgtcaaccatacttgactcaaaacagtatttccttgatccaacaacacatgacaatcccctaaaaccaaaattacgtcattaatgcttccaggaAACAATAGTCTAAAACAGTGAaaaacagtcacgaacctgaatctacagatatctatatacatctgtacctacacttctgttcttccaaacattattttaattaacatggatttttattttgattttaaactcaaattaattgcaaatccataacttgataactacttgaacgcaaggatcgttaagttctgactgctaaaaagtataataacttagacatttaccagaaaagggaatataaatgaccttaaaagcagctatttaaaatatttgatactagggttacgttcccaatgacacaatcacattcaaaatcaaattcacattAGGCAGCGTGTaaattttaagatcattttattCGCATTTAAGGCTATTCATGGCATCGCGCCACCTTATATTTCAGAGCTGATTTCCATCAAAGCCCAAAGTGCTTATAGTCTAAGGTCTGCTAACGGAATTTTGCTCTCACCTAGTATTATCAAGACTCACAAAACACGCGGTGATAGGGCATTCCAAGTGGCAGCACCGCAACTTTGGAATGCCCTGCCACTAGAACTGAGTCAAAACACAAatatttcgagttttaaacgATGTTTAAAGACACATCTTTTTAGATATGCTTTTcaatgaactcaattttagaacaatattttgtatttttgaatgaaacatttttaaagtcaatttatttgtaGTATTCCCATTATTGTAATTAGCATTATCTACTActttctaataattattattgtaaatatctttaatttcTATTCATTTTAATGCGCCCATGATCATTTTATGAAATGGGCGGAGAAGAagtattaaaaattaataataataataataataataatttccacTTAATATAGCGCCTTTTAACATgataaatgatcaaaagcgctttacaagaatctattaaaaagtaaaaacccGAAACGAAAAATGCACAGTTGACCACCCCCAAGCCCCCGAATGCCACTGCTAAGAAGAATTACTTGTTGTAAGCTAGACTAAAAAGGTATGTCTTCAGATTCTTCTTAAAAATACTAAGTGATGTAATATCCCGAATATTTGCTGGGAGGCTGTTCCAAAGTGTGGGGGCGGCAGCATAGAAAGAACGAGCTCCCAATGTAGAGAGTATACGCCCTTTGGGACGgtccaaaattaatgaagaatTTGATCGGAGAGAATAAGCAGAACACGACTTAATAGACACTAGGTTACTTATATAGCTAGGTGACATATTAtgaatagccttaaatgtaagaattaaaattttgaaataaatgctGTAAAACACAGGTAGCCAATGAAGGTTATATAAAACTGGTGTGATATGATCATACTTTCTAGTGCTCGTTACTAATCTGGCTGCAGCGTTCTGTACTCGTTGAAGTTTACTTATATGATGTTTAGAAAGGCCGTAAAAtaggctattacaataatcgagTCTGGACGTAACGAAAGCATGAACTAACGTTTGAAGGGATTCCCGTGAAAGGTATTTAGAAATTTTACGGATATTGTAAATATGGTAAAAAGCGGTCTTACAAACTTGAGTTATGTGAGAATCCATACTAAGGGAATTGTCAAATACCGAACCCAAATTTCTTACGCTAACCGAAGGATTAATCAAGTGATCACCTACATGAAGTACTGATGAACGTAATTTACTTAACTGATGTCGAGttccaataactaaaaattcagttttgtcatcattaagCAACAGCCGACTTTCAATAAGCCAGTTCCTGATATCTTTAATGCAATCCTCCATTGCACGAATGGCCTCATCCTGGGCGTTAACCTCACCAGGCTTAAAACTGACGTAAAGCTGGGTATCATCAGCGTAGCAGTGAGCCTCTGGGAGATGACGTTCGATAACCTTGAACAGCGTAGAAGTGTACGTAACAAAAAGCAGAGGACCTAAACAGGACCCCTGTGGTACACCACAGTTAAGATACCGTTGATTAGACAGAGATCCATCAATACAGACTTGTTGGCAACGATCAGAAAGGTATGAACGAAACCACTCGAGCGTGACGCCGCGCATTCCAATGACCTTATCAAGTCTATCCAACAGAATGTGATGATTGACAGTGTCGAAAGCTGCGCTAAGATCCAACAACACCATAAGTGTGACTTGCTGAGAGTTCATATTCAGGAGAATATCATTCATCACTTTCAGCAAGGCTGTTTCCGTACTGTGGTGTTGGCGGTACGATGACTGAACCTCaggatattattattattattattattattattattattattattattattattattattatctgatagaatcattgatcattcatgtagaggtgccAATCGTATTAAAGGAGTAACCCAGAAAAAATAACCTTgacgttgaacaatattgccatttccctgccatctggtacaagccaattcacacacgaacggaaaccttgggaatcctcctttctgcacaatccagtaactttttgtacccggggGCAACAACCTTTCCAGAACGAAAACTGCGTAAAAAACTCCCCTGTTTCGCCGCTCTTTTcccaagaaataaaattttccaggagcaaatctTCCGTGGATACTGGCTGGATTTGAGTTGCAAACGTGTTACACAACATAaacgttctctaagaatacattccacttgaaactggcgttaaaactagtcttgatcgctctaaaaagaacggaaaccaacaagctaccgattctcaaacggcagtcatttttctgttcttctcaGGAGTGCTTTTctcacgagagccaatgatagtcccgggAACGTATCACGTGTCACAttgcgcgactcatgcgcagacatttttccCCAGTAAACAACACGGTGTGgtcaacacatcacgcatgcgcacaaccattttacccagtcaattagcagccatagacagctgtttcggcctagCTGGGCCttatcagcatggcgtagctaacattgACCGGGTACAATGGTCTTGTGCAttcgtgatgtgttggccacaccgggttggcgttagcgtgtgtcaccatgcttttttgttgcttttcaCTCAGAAATTATTGTGACACACCAATCTCTTAacgtgatccaccttcccacacccttgacgtgggagaacagttttgctgttcccaacccagcttatcACACGTCTTGCTTTTGGAGccgccacttaaaggggtgcctaATAAATCCGCCTGTTATCTTAGCTATGCCATACTGATGAGAGCCAGCAAGGCCGGAACACCTGTCCATGGCATTCTGTGTTGGCCACACCTGGtcggtgttagcgtgtgtcaccttgcgaGCTTccttttctcggtccgtactgtaagttaccgGATCCTCGTTTAACAGACTAacgtaagtacttagacaacctTTTCAGTAAGAACAGCTACAACTGCGACTTTGTTACACGCAACACGTACCGTGCAGAACCAGACGCTACGAACCTTAACAACGCACCTGCCAGTACCATGACTATACCCTACGTCAAAGGAACCTCTGAAACTATTGCACGGATcatacagccttacaacatcagTGTTGCTCACAGATCCATTGCGACTCTATGAAATCTACTGGCGAACGTTAAACTGAGAGCACAAATAAtggtgctgcacgtgcggtacggattttagcaagtatatTTGCGGTCCTCTCCATAACGACGTGGGATcaacaaatttgaggttttgacgacaacgtaagcatgaaACAgataatctttcattctctcttttcactctgaaaccgctcgtaccaatttatttttaggatacttagccaatattgtaggacgtgaacgagactgaataatcgcaaaGGATTTATGATAcagccaagttcttttttgcggtgacgttttcgtcaactgtcgccgtcgtagatcttaaagtctcCAATAGTAAAATACTACCACTACTTACACAGCATACTACTCTAACCAACATTATCGTGCCAAAGGTAACTAAATTGCGGTGTTAACGTTACGCACATCTTTATGACACCCATCATACTCCAATAACCGTAACACTCATGCAATGACGCTTTCCACTTGATCAGAGTCTTGGTGTGCACATTTAAGCCGATGATCGTGGAATGCCTGAGAGTGCACATTTATTGATTGACTCATCGCAATTTGGTTCCTGGTTGAAGAAACCCCTTCAGTGCTTTTGCCTTCGCAAAAGTTGA
The genomic region above belongs to Montipora capricornis isolate CH-2021 chromosome 5, ASM3666992v2, whole genome shotgun sequence and contains:
- the LOC138048670 gene encoding uncharacterized protein, whose protein sequence is MSVEKIMKPSVHASEIRRRLLLDGVVDADDLPSASQINKRITRDLVMSKKKLSVIPSESTTPEQIARQDEYLNVISTFQPHQIHFFDEASVIKTSGNRSYGNATVGEKAVEFQRYASNANFTINLLHSVRGVDYYNILDGPSNGFQLLYFFEDAVEIQRPDGSVLLERGDCVVMDNCGFHHGLFVEPVLRELLNDYGVQLIYQPPYSPHLNTCEYCFHQIKEFLRRCQMLAIEETEIAIAEGVSLISAANCPKRKIP